In Gammaproteobacteria bacterium, the genomic stretch GCACAGGTGTAACCGGCCTGATCCAGCCATTTCATGACTGCGCCGCCGTGCACCTTGCCGCCAAAATTGACGTGTGCGGGTTCGGCGAGAAAACGCAAGGTGATGGCGCGCTGACGCTCGGGTTGATCCTGTTGCATGCTCACACTCCAGACGGGTGGCGGGGCGGACGCGTCATGGACGTTCCACTGTGGTAATCCAGCTGACCAGTCGCAATACTATCGCGCCGGCTCATGCGGCGGAACCGCTCGCGCGTTCCATTTCACATCACGAATTGCGCTTCGCCATCGCGAAACGACCAGTCGATGTCATGGTTCTCGACGATGGTGATCAGCACATTGGCTGGATCGATGCCGGGATCGCGCGCGAGGTTTTCCGTGACTTTTCTGTAAAACGCCTGCTTGGCCCCTGGCGCGCGACCGCTGCGCATGATCAGGTGCATCATCACGCGATCCGTCGTGCGCGACTGATATTCGAGACAGTGCGGCTCGTGCTCGTGGATGATCTGGTAGCGGTCGTCGTCCGGAAACCCCATGGTTTCGATCACTGCCGAATTCACGCCATCAGCGATCGCCTTCACGTAAGCGGGCGATTTGCCTTTCAGAATCGAGATATTGACCAGGGGCATGGATTGTCCTTATTTCTGTTGGGTTGATTTAGCACGATTACTTGCCACGGCAACAACCGCGTCCGGATAGCAATACGGATCTTAAACCAGCCTGCGAACGAGCGGAAAATAAAGTCGGTAGGGCAGGCAGCGCAGGCATTTCATCATGTACGTGAAACGCCGTGGAAAAGTGATCTCGAAATTGCTGCCGTCAAGCTCGCGCATGATGCGCATCGCTGCGTCCTGTGGTTCGATCAGGGCGGGCATTTTGAACTCGTTCTTGTCCGTCAGCGGCGTCTTGACGAAACCCGCGTTAATCACCCGCACACGCACGCCTCCGGGCGAAAGTTCCGCGCGCATGGTCTCGGCCAGGTTGATTAATGCCGCCTTGGTGACGCCATAGGGTGCGCCGTTCGGCAGGCCACGATAGCCCGCGACGCTGGCGTTGATTATGATCTGGCCGCGCCCTCGCGCGATCATGTCCGACAGCACCGCCGCCACGCCGTGCGCCACACCCATGATGTTGACTTCCACGTGCGTACGAAATCGCTTGAGATCGAATTCGGTAACGGGCGCCGGTTCATAGGCGCCGGCATTGAATACGCACAGGTCCAGCGGCCCGTACGCCTCCCTAATCGCGTGGTATATGGCGCGCATCGCGGCTTCATCCGTTACATCCACCGCGTAACCCCGCACAGCGCCCTCCGGGCTTGCGGCGGCAAGCTCTCGTAACTGCTGTTCGCGCCGCGCGCTGGCCGCGACCCGCCAGCCGGCTTGCGCCAATTTAAGGCACAAATGCCAGCCGATGCCGGAACTCGCGCCCGTCACCCAGGCGACGCGCGAGCTTGTCTGCGTTGACTCCATCACTGTTCTGACCTCAAAGCGGGGCCGCGAGAAACGGTCTGCCGCGGGCGATCGCACGGCATTTAATTCGCTGAAATCCACGACCCAACTTATACAAAAAGACGGCAAAAGATAGTAGGGTATCACCCCTTGTCTAGCTAGTGTCGAAGATGCAGTATATGGGCCAGAAACGCATCGCGGTGATTGGCGGCGGAATCGCGGGGCTTGCGGCGGCCTGGTTGCTGGCTGTTCGCCACAAGGTCACGCTGTTTGAAAAAAATGACTACCTCGGCGGCCACGCACGCACCATCGAGCTCGATACCGCCGACGGCCGCAAGGCGAATTGATACCGGGTTCGTGGTCTACAACGTCCGCAATTATCCGCATCTGGTCAATTTATTGGCCGCCCTGAACGTCAGCAGCCAGCCCACGGAAATGTCATTCTCGGCCTCGATTGACGGCGGCGCCATCGAATACGCCGGCAACGGCATCGCTACCCTGTTCGCCCAGCGTCGCAACCTGGCGCGCCCGAAGTTTCTGCGGATGCTAACTGATATCGTGCGATTCAACCGCGCGGCGAAACGCGAACTTTGCGGGCCACAAACCAGGAATTTAGGCGAGTTTCTGGGTCATTGCCGCTTCGGAGGCGCGTTCCGTGATCACTATCTGCTGCCCATGACCGCGGCCATCTGGTCATGTCCGTGCGACGCAATGCTGGCGTTTCCAGCGTCCCACCTGTTCCGCTTTCTGGACAACCATGGCTTGCTGGACCTGAGCGGCCGGCCGCAATGGATGACCGTGGCCGGAGGCAGTTACCAATACATCAAACGCATGTTGCCGCGACTTGAGCATGTTCAAGTCGCGCAGCCCGTGCGGGCTATCGTACGCAAACCAGATTACGTCGAGGTACACGTCGCGGCGGGCGCGCCACAACGGTTCGATGACATCGTGCTCGCCTGCCACGCCGACGAGTCGCTGGGGCTGCTCGACCAGCCCACGCATAAGGAACAGGCGCTGCTGTCCTCGTTTCGTTACCAGGCGAACCGCGCCGTACTGCATTCGGATGCGGCGTTGATGCCGCGCCGCCGCAAGGTGTGGTCGGCCTGGAACTACATATCGGACCTTCGTGCAACGGACCTGGGGGGCACGGACCAGCGCGGCGATAGCGGCGGCAACGTGTCCGTCACATATTGGATGAATTGCCTGCAGCGACTCGGGGGGCACGAACAGTTTTTCGTGACTCTGAATCCGTTGCGTGAACCGGCGCGTATACATAGCGAAATTACTTTTCGCCACCCGCTCTTCGATAGCGCCGCCGTGAACGCGCAGCGCGATCTGCGTTTTCATCAGGGAAACCCGCGTACGTGGTTTTGTGGAAGTTATTTCGGTTACGGATTTCATGAAGACGCGTTACGCGCGGCGGTTTGTGTCGCGACCGCCCTGCACGCGCCACCGCCCTGGCAGTCTCCATCCAGGCCAGTAGCACTGAATCGATGTTGAATGACATTCACAGCCGCGTGTATCGCTGCAAGATCATGCACCGGCGGGTGTCTTCGCCTAAATACCGCTTTACGTATCGCGTCTTCAGCGTATTGCTGGATATCGATGAACTCCCGCGGCTGCGTCACCGTTTGCGCTGGTTCTCGCACAACCGCTTTAACCTGCTGAGCGCGCATGACCGCGACCACGGCCCGCGCGATGGGACGCCGCTGCGTCCGTGGATTGAACAACAGCTTTCACGATTCGGCATCGATCTCGCCGGCGGCAAGGTGATGCTGCTGTGCATGCCGAGGATTCTGGCTACGTCTTCAACCCGTTGAGCATCTGGTATTGCTGGCACGCGGACAGTTCCTTGCGCGCGATCGTATGCGAGGTGAAAAACACTTTCGGCGAACAGCATTGCTATCTGTTGCACGATCACGGGCGTCCCATGTCCTGGCCGGTGCGCGCGCGCCGCGCCAAGCAGTTCCACGTGTCACCGCTGATCTCGATGCAAGGTCATTACCAGTTTTATTTCGCCGCGCCGGGCGCGCGGCTGAACATCGTAATCAGGGAAACGGAGCACCATCGTCCGTTGCTGACGGCCACCCAGCGCGGCCGCGGTGCGCCCTTGTCCGATCGCACGTTACTGGGCTGCGTCGCGCGCATGCCGCTGATGGCGATCAAGGTTATCACCATGATTCACTGGCAGGCGTTCAAAATCTGGTTGCGCGGCGCGCGATTTCACCGAAAACGCCAACCACCCAGCGTCGCCATAAGCGCCGAGGATAAATAAGCGCCCACAGGAAAAACTAGAATGAGCCTTGAGCGAATCGCAACGTATACAGCGCCTAAACCGCTGACGTCTCTGGCTGAACGCTACATTTCGCAAACGTTGCGCGGCAACGTCGCGGCCGGTCAATTGACCGTCAACACGCCCCGCCAGGAACAACAGGTGTTTAAGGGCGCGCTGCCCGGGCCTACGGCGAATATGCTGATCGACCGGCCATTGCGTCTGTCGCTGCGCGTACTGGCGCGCGGCGACATCGGTTTCGCGGAGAGTTTTGTGGCCGGCGACTGGCGCAGTCCCGACCTCGCCGCGCTGCTGGAGTTGCTGCTGATCAACGACGAAAACTTAAGTGACCGCATTCAGGGCAGCGCACTGGCGCGCCTTGCTAAACGCATCGCGCACCGGCTGCACGCCAACACGCGCACGGGCAGCCGGCGCAATATCACGAGCCACTACGATCTCGGCAATGAGTTTTACCGTCTGTGGCTGGATGCCGGCATGAGCTATTCGTGCGCGCTTTTCGTGCGCGCCCAGGAATCGCTTGAAGCCGCGCAGGCGCGCAAGTACGAGCGCATGCTCGATCTGCTGCGGCCGCGCGCAGGGCAGCACGTGCTCGAAATCGGTTGTGGCTGGGGCCGCTTCGCGCTCGCGGCCGCGCGCCGCGGTTTGCGCGTGACCGGCATTACCTTGTCGGCCGCGCAGTTAGAGCTGGCCCAAAAACGGGTCGCCGAGGCCGGACTCGAGCATCTCATTGAGCTACGTTTGCAGGACTATCGCGAAATTAGCGGGCAATACGATCACGTGGTTTCTATCGAGATGCTCGAAGCCGTGGGCGAGGCCTACTGGCCCGTTTACTTCGACACACTGGCGCGCTGCCTCAAACCCGGCGGCCGCGTGGCGCTGCAATGCATCACCATAGGCGATGCGTATTATCCAGCTTACCGCGGCTCTCCGGACTTCATCCAGTTGTATGTCTCCCGGGCGGCATGCTGCCGTCGCCGCCCGTACTCACGGCGCAGGCTGCGCGCGCGGGCCTCATAGTGCGCGAGCAGGCATTTATCGGTTCGCATTACGTTACTACCCTGGAGCACTGGCGCCGTAGCGTGGTTGAAAACGCGGCGTGCATCCGCGCGCTAGGTTACGACGAGCCGTTTCTGCGTCTGTGGCTTTACTATCTGGCGTATTGCACCGCCGGCTTCAATACCGGCCGCATCGACGTGATGCACCTGGCGCTGGAGCAGGCGCGCTAGCCGATGCGTAATTCTTATCTGGCATATGGGTTGCCCGGTTTGCCGCTGGCAGCACTTGGCCTGCCGCTGTACGTGTACCTGCCCACGTTTTACGCGGAGACGCTGGGTCTGGGCGCCGCCGCGGTAGGCGTGAGCCTGTTCGCCGCGCGATTGCTGGACGTATTCACCGACCCGGTTGCCGGCTGGGCCAGCGACCGGTTTCGTTTGCCGTTCGGCAACCGCAAGGGTCTGATATTGCTCGGCGCGCCGCTGCTGTTGATCGGTGTCGAGCAGCTTTTTCGACCCGAAACACCGGTGGGGCCGGTTTATCTATTTATCTGGATGTCGCTGGCCTACCTCGGCTGGACCTTGATCGCGGTGCCCTATCAGGCCTGGGGCGCGGAGCTGAGTACGGATTATCACCGGCGTTCGAAAATCACCGCGAGCCGCGAAGGCTGCGTGCTGCTCGGCACCGTGCTCGCCGTCGCGCTGCCGGCTGCGATTACCGGCGCCGACAACCAGCAGGCGTCGCTGGACCTGATGGCCACGTTGCTGTGGTTCGCGATTCCAATATCCCTGTTGGCCGCACTCGTTGTGGTGCCCGAACCCGAGCGTCTCCGTCCGCCGGTCGCCTGGCGCGCGGGCTTAAGGCTCATCGCGCGCAACCGTCCGCTCAAGCTCTTGATGGCCGCCTATCTCGTGAACGGCATCGCCAACGGGCTGCCGGCCACGCTGTTTCTCCTGTTCGTCGCGCACGTGCTGGAGGCGCGCGCTGCGAGCGGCGCATTGCTGGGCATTTACTTCGTGGCCGGGATTGCGGCGTTGCCTCTGTGGATCTGGCTCGCGCGGCGCTTAAGCAAACACAGGGCGTGGTCGCTGTCGATGCTGCTGGTCTGTGCGGTGTTTATGTGGGTGCCGTTCCTTGGCGCAGGCGATGTCATCGCTTTCGGCGTGATCTGCCTCTTGTCGGGCTTAAGTCTGGGCGCCGATCTGGCCTTGCCGGCGTCCATTCAGGCCGATGTAGTGGATGTCGATACCGCCGAGGGCGGCGGCGGGCGCGCCGGTTTGTTCTTTGCGCTATGGAATATGGCTACCAAGCTGGCGCTGGCACTGGCGGTGGGCATCGCCTTCCCGCTGCTGGATTTGGCCGGCTTTACGCCCGGCGGCGACAACCCGCCGGCGACGCTGTGGATGCTCACGCTGCTGTACGGCGGGCTGCCGGTGCTGTTCAAACTGACCGCAGTGCTGATGGTCTGGCGCTTTCCGCTCGACGAGGCACGGCAAACACTGCTGCGGCAATCCACCGTTAGCGATCATTGAAACCGGAGTGTAATCTCATGCGCCTGAAAACGGTCTTAGCCATGCTTTGCTTTGCGCTTGCCAGCGTCCTGGTTGCCGAGCGCGCCTCGGCTTATGCGCCGACCATGGAGCGGAATGGCGCCACGATGGAGCTCAAGGGCAGCGGCGAGGCGCATTACATGGGTTTTGTCGAGGTCTACGAGGCTGCACTTTACGGCAAGCGTGGCGTTGCCGCCGAACAGCTGCTGAGGCGCGATGTCCCCATGTGTCTGCGTCTGGACTATCAGCGCGCGATAGGCCGCGAGGATATCGTCAAGGCCGCGGATACGGTGCTCAAACGCCAGAACGATGCCTCATCGCTTACACCGTTACACGCGCGTATCGACAGACTGCACGCGGCTTATCGGGACGTCGAGGCGGACGACTATTATGTTCTGTGCTACAGCCCGGGCGCGGGCAGCGAACTATCGCTCAACGGTGAGACGTTGATAAAAATTGAAGGCCGCGATTTCGCCGTCCGCTACTTCGCGCTGTGGCTTGGCGAAGAGCCGCTGTCGGAGTCGCTCAAGCAAGCATTGCTGGCAACCGAATAGACAATCCTGGCAAGATTAGCGCAGCCACTGCCCGATAAAAAAGCTGAGCACCGCCACGGACGCGCACAACACGGTGCCCCAGAGGATGTCCACCACCGCGAATTTCAGCGGCCACGCTTCGATGGTTGCGAGATTCGTCAGATCGTAGGTCGAGTAGGTAAAAAAACCGAATAATCCTCCCCACAACGCGGCCTTGCCAAACGACTGAACGGCCAGCGCGGGCACCACCGCGAAGATGAGAATCCCGACAATGGAAATCAGGTAAAAAATAATCGCGGCCGGCCAGTTGACGGCGGGGCCGATAATCGAACCCAGACTGTTCTGGTAAAAATTCCGCGCGATTACGCCCAGCCACAGCATGTCGATGAGGAAAAACACCGGCACGGTCAGCAGGTAAAGCTTGATGAAAAAGGAAGTCGTCATGCGCTGCAAACTCTTCGGATTTGCTGGAAATCGACACGGCTTGCTGCATCGATGACTGCCTCAATGTGGCGCACGCATTCTCGCACATCGCTTGGTTTCGCGCGTGTGGATGCCCGCCGTCAGCGGGAGACGGCGGATTATCCGGGCTTGAATAACGGTTCGCGCAAAACGGTCCGCGCGGCGTTTTCGACGCCTACGTGCGCCAAGGGTGTCCGGGCATGTCGCAAACTCCCAGTTTGTCGACGCCGGCTTTCGCCACGATATGGTCGTTTTCCACCGAGCTGCCGCTCACGCCGATGCCGCCCACCAGAATGCTGTCCTTGTCGACGATGGGCAGCCCGCCGGGAAAGGTAATCAGCCCGTCGTTAGAATGGCTGCGAGAGCTCGCCGATCTGGCCGGTCGGCATCGCAAAAAACAGGGCCGTCTTCGCCTTCTTGATCGCCACGTCGATGCTGCCCACCCAGGCGTCATCCATGCGCGCGAACGCCTTTAGGTTACCGCCCGAGTCGACCACCGCGATACACATCTTCGTATCGATCTCTTCGGCCTTCTTGCGAGCGCCTTCGATTGCTTTTCTTGCTTCGTCGAAACCTACGTGCATTTTTCTTCTCCCGTTGTAAAGATTACACAGACACTGGCGAAGTTGATGCAATACGTGCATCGCACGCCGCGGATAAAACAACCGTCATAATCGCTCGCGCGCGAGGTATGCGCAAGCGGCAACGGAGACTTGGACCTAGAGACCCAGTGGCGGATTCACGGTGCGCAGACTCGCCGGAAGTTTCGAGTCGCCGGTGAGATAGACATCGATGCAACGGGCTACGTCACGGCCTTCACCGATCGCCCAAACGACAATCGACTGGCCGCGGCTGGCGTCGCCGGCGGCGAACACGCCGGGCAGACTGGTCATCATGCGTTCGTCGACCTTGAACGTGCCGCGTTCGGTCATTTCGATACCGCTGGACCTAAACGGCTCGGCTTCGGCGCCCTGAAATCCAATCGCGATCAGCACCAGGTCGGCCGGTATGCGCACGTCTGGGTCCAGCACCTTCTTGCCGACCCGCTTGCGACCCTCGTACTGCCACTCCACTCTCTCCACGCGCAGTTCATTGACGTGGCCGTCGCCGTCCGTGTCCGCGAATCCGGCCGTATCGATGTTGTATTCCTCGACGCCGCCTTCCTGCTGTGCATAGGTTTTGGTGTAGGTACGCGGCAGTTCCGGCCAGGGATTGTCCGCGGGCCGTTCGTCGGGCGCCTTGAAGTTGATGCTGATCTGTACGACTCGTCTGGCGCCCTGCCGATGTGCGGTCGCCACACAATCCGCACCGGTGTCGCCACCGCCCAGCACGATGACGTTTTTGCCCTTCGCGTCGATACGGTAGGTCACCTGGCGGCGCGCCTGGCGGCGATTCTCCTGGATCAGATAGTCCATCGCGAAATGAACGCCGCCCAGCTCACGACCGGGAATCGTCACGTCGCGATGCAGTTGCGCACCTATCGCCAGCGCGACCGCATCGAACTCACCTTGTAATTTCTTTAAGGATAAATTTACACCGACATCGACGCCGGTTTCGAAGCGCACGCCCTCTGCCCGCAACTGCGCCTCGCGCCGCGCGACCTGATATTTGCCGAACTTGAAGTCGGGAATACCATATGTCATCAGGCCGCCGATCGCGTCATCGCGTTCGAACACCGTTACCCGATGACCCGCGCGATTCAGCTGTTGCGCGGCCGCCAGGCCGGCAGGCCCGCTGCCCACGATCGCGACCTTGAAGCCGCTGCGTATTTTAGGGGTCTCGGGCACGATCCAGCCCTGCGCCCAGCCCTGATCGACAATGGCGCGTTCGATGTCCTTGATCGTCACCGGATCGTTGTTATAGGCGAGCACGCAGGCCGGCTCGCACGGCGCCGGACAGGTGTAGCCGGTAAATTCCGGAAAATTGTTGGTGGCGTGCAGCCGCTCCAGCGCCTCGCGCCACAGACCGCGATAAACCAGATCGTTCCACTCCGGGATAATGTTGCCGATGGGACAACCCGCCATGCACGTCGGCGTACCGCAGTCCATGCAGCGCTGTCCCTGTTGTTGCAGATGCTGCGCGTCCCAGGCGGGCGCGTAGATCTCGTCGTAATCGTGCACGCGCTCCCGCGACTCGCGATAACCGATCGGCTCGCGCGGGTATTTTAGAAACCCGTCGGGATGATTTTCACTCATATCTGCGCGTATCTGGCGGTGATTCAGGCCACCCTTGACTGCACGGCCGGTTGCGGCGCGTGCATGCGGATGTCCTTGCCCTGCTCCAGATTGCGCGAGACGACTTCGGCGTAGGCATCAGGCATGACCTTCACGAACCGGCCGATGCTCGCCGTCCAGTCGTCGAGAATTTTTTTGGCCTTGACGCTGCCCGTGTAGCTGACATGATTTTCGAGCAGGCGGCGCACCAGTTGCCGGTCGCGCTCGTCGTCCAGATCTTCCGCCCGCACTCTTTCCTGATTGAGCCTGGCCCTGAAATCCTGGGTTTCGTCGAATATGTAAACCTCGCCGCCACTCATGCCGGCGCCGAAATTCTTGCCGATCGCGCCCAGTATGACCACAGCGCCACCGGTCATGTATTCGCAACCGTGATCGCCCACGCCCTCGACTATGGCCATCGCGCCGGAGTTGCGCACCGCGAAGCGCTCTCCCGCCTGCCCATTGAAATAGGCCTCGCCGCCGGTCGCGCCGTACAGCGCAACGTTACCAATGATGATGTTTTCCGCGGCGGCATAAGTTGCATCGGGCGGCGTACGGACGCTGAGTTTGCCCCCGGATAGGCCCTTGCCCACGTAGTCATTCGCATCGCCCGCCAGATGCAGGGTAATGCCGCCGCACAGAAAAGCGCCGAAGCTCTGGCCAGCGGAGCCGCTGAAATGCACCGTGATGGTGTCCGCCGGCAATGCGCGTGCGCCATGGCGCATGGTGACAGCCGAGCTCAACAGCGTGCCGGCGGTGCGGTCGCGATTGTTGATTTTCGCCTCGATAACGACTGACTCGCCGCGCTCGATCGCGTTGCTCGCCTGCTCGATCAGGTCATGATCCAGCTTGCCGGCCAGGCCGTGATTCTGCTCGCGCGTCTTGCGCGGATCGTCATCCGAGTCCGGTCGATACAGCAACTGCCCCAGATCGAGATCGATCTGCCTGGGATGCGTGACGCGTTTCTGCACCAGTTTATCCACACGCCCGATCATCTCGTCCAGCTTTCGAAACCCCAGGGCGGCGATCAGTTCGCGTACTTCCTCGGCCACGCAACGCAGGTAGGTGATGACGTGTTCCGGCTCGCCCGCGAACAGCTTGCGCAGTTCCGGGTCTTGCGTCGCCACGCCCACCGAGCAGGTATTGCAATGACACTTGCGCAGCATGATGCAACCCAGGGCCACCAGCGGCGCGGTGCCGAAACCATACTCTTCCGCGCCCAGCAACGACGCCACAACGACGTCGCGGCCGGTTTTGAAGCCACCGTCGGCGCGCACTCGAATGCGCGAGCGCAGATTTGCGCCGAGCAGCGCCTGTTGCGTTTCGGCCAGTCCAAGCTCCCAGGGCGCGCCGGTGGACTTGATCGAGGTCTTGACCGAGGCGCCGGTGCCGCCCGAGTCGCCACTGATTAACACCGCGTCGGCGTGCGCCTTGGCCACACCCGCGGCGATAGTGCCCACACCAGCCTTCGACACGAGCTTGACGTGGATTTCGGCCCTCGGGTTGGCGCATTTCAGGTCGTGAATGAGCTGTTTCAGGTCTTCGATCGAGTAAATATCGTGATGGGGCGGCGGGGAGATCAGGCCCACGCCGGGCACCGTGAAACGCACTTCGGCGATGCTTTTCCCGACTTTGCCGCCCGGCAGTTCGCCGCCCTCGCCGGGCTTGGAACCCTGCGCCATCTTGATCTCTATCTGTTTCGCCTGCGCCAGATAATGCGCGGTGACACCGAAACGCCCGGACGCGACCTGCTTCATCGAACATTCGCGCTCGGTGCCGAACCGATCCACCTGTTCGCCGCCCTCGCCGGTGCCGGATTTGCCGCCGACGCGGTTCATGGCCACAGCCAGCGCCTCGTGGGCTTCCTGGCTCAGTGCGCCGAACGACATCGAGCCGGTGGAAAATCGCTTCAAGATCATCTCAACCGGCTCGACCTCATCCAGGGAAACAGCCTTAGCCTTGTCGATCCTGAAATCCAGCAGGCCGGAGAGCGTCTGCAGGCGCGTCTCCTGCTCGTTGATGTATTGCGCGAACGCGCGATAACTACTCCGGTCGCCGGTGCGCGCCGCGTGCTGCAGCTTGCCGATGGTGAACGGGTTCCATTGATGGCGTTCGCCGTCACGTCGCCAGTAAAGATCGCCGCCCGGCTCAAGCGCCAGCCCGCCGCTGAGGTGCGCGCCGTACGCAACCGCGTGCGCGGCGCGCAGCTGGCGCTCGATGTGCGCCAGTCCCACGCCGTAAATGCGCGCGGTGGTGCCGGCAAAAAATTCCTCCACGAAATCCTGGTCCAGCCCCACGGCCTCGAAAACCTGTCCACCGCGGTAGCTCTGTAAAGTGGAGATACCCATTTTGGACATGACTTTCAGAATGCCGCCCTCGATGGCCGCGCAATATTGTCCGAGATGATGCTCGACCGGCTGCTCCGAGCGTAGCCAGCCCGCCTCGATTCGCTGCCGGATAGTGCGATACGCGAGCCAGGGACACACGGCGTCGGCGCCGTAGCCAATCAGCGTACAGAAGTGATGCACGAGGCTCGGCTCGCCGGAGTCCATCACCAGCCCGGCGCGCGTACGCAAGCCTACACGGATCAGATGATGATGCAGGGCGCCGATCGCCAGCAGGCTGGGTATGGCGAGTCGCTCAGGCCCGGCATCGCGATCCGATAGCACCAGTATCTCGCAGCCGGCATCGATATGCCGCGCGGCCTGCGCGCGCATTTCCTCGATCGCCTCCCGCATGGACATGGCTTGAGGGAATGTGATGTCCACGCATTGGGCGCGGATGCCATTGCGTTCAAGCGCCTTGATCGCGGCCATCTGTTGGTCGGAGAGAATCGGCGATTCCAGCAGCAACTGACGACAATGCAGCGGCGTCTCTTCCAGCAGATTTCGCTGCCTTCCCATGTGACATTCAAGCGAGGTCATCACGTCCTCGCGGATGTAATCGAGCGGCGGGTTGGAGACCTGCGCGAACTGCTGCAAAAAGTAGTTGAATAACGGTCGCGGCTGCGCCGACAGAACGGCAAGCGGCGTGTCGTTGCCCATCGAGCCGATCGGGTCCTTGCCCTCTTCCGCCATGGGCTGCACCAGCACGCGCAGCGCCTCGGACGTATAGCCGAAGCTGCGCTGCAGACAGGTAATATCGACTCTGTAGTCAAGTGCATTGATCGCGTGTTCATCG encodes the following:
- a CDS encoding SDR family NAD(P)-dependent oxidoreductase: MESTQTSSRVAWVTGASSGIGWHLCLKLAQAGWRVAASARREQQLRELAAASPEGAVRGYAVDVTDEAAMRAIYHAIREAYGPLDLCVFNAGAYEPAPVTEFDLKRFRTHVEVNIMGVAHGVAAVLSDMIARGRGQIIINASVAGYRGLPNGAPYGVTKAALINLAETMRAELSPGGVRVRVINAGFVKTPLTDKNEFKMPALIEPQDAAMRIMRELDGSNFEITFPRRFTYMMKCLRCLPYRLYFPLVRRLV
- a CDS encoding chalcone isomerase family protein, whose protein sequence is MRLKTVLAMLCFALASVLVAERASAYAPTMERNGATMELKGSGEAHYMGFVEVYEAALYGKRGVAAEQLLRRDVPMCLRLDYQRAIGREDIVKAADTVLKRQNDASSLTPLHARIDRLHAAYRDVEADDYYVLCYSPGAGSELSLNGETLIKIEGRDFAVRYFALWLGEEPLSESLKQALLATE
- a CDS encoding glutamate synthase subunit beta — encoded protein: MSENHPDGFLKYPREPIGYRESRERVHDYDEIYAPAWDAQHLQQQGQRCMDCGTPTCMAGCPIGNIIPEWNDLVYRGLWREALERLHATNNFPEFTGYTCPAPCEPACVLAYNNDPVTIKDIERAIVDQGWAQGWIVPETPKIRSGFKVAIVGSGPAGLAAAQQLNRAGHRVTVFERDDAIGGLMTYGIPDFKFGKYQVARREAQLRAEGVRFETGVDVGVNLSLKKLQGEFDAVALAIGAQLHRDVTIPGRELGGVHFAMDYLIQENRRQARRQVTYRIDAKGKNVIVLGGGDTGADCVATAHRQGARRVVQISINFKAPDERPADNPWPELPRTYTKTYAQQEGGVEEYNIDTAGFADTDGDGHVNELRVERVEWQYEGRKRVGKKVLDPDVRIPADLVLIAIGFQGAEAEPFRSSGIEMTERGTFKVDERMMTSLPGVFAAGDASRGQSIVVWAIGEGRDVARCIDVYLTGDSKLPASLRTVNPPLGL
- a CDS encoding MFS transporter codes for the protein MRNSYLAYGLPGLPLAALGLPLYVYLPTFYAETLGLGAAAVGVSLFAARLLDVFTDPVAGWASDRFRLPFGNRKGLILLGAPLLLIGVEQLFRPETPVGPVYLFIWMSLAYLGWTLIAVPYQAWGAELSTDYHRRSKITASREGCVLLGTVLAVALPAAITGADNQQASLDLMATLLWFAIPISLLAALVVVPEPERLRPPVAWRAGLRLIARNRPLKLLMAAYLVNGIANGLPATLFLLFVAHVLEARAASGALLGIYFVAGIAALPLWIWLARRLSKHRAWSLSMLLVCAVFMWVPFLGAGDVIAFGVICLLSGLSLGADLALPASIQADVVDVDTAEGGGGRAGLFFALWNMATKLALALAVGIAFPLLDLAGFTPGGDNPPATLWMLTLLYGGLPVLFKLTAVLMVWRFPLDEARQTLLRQSTVSDH
- a CDS encoding DUF2177 family protein — encoded protein: MTTSFFIKLYLLTVPVFFLIDMLWLGVIARNFYQNSLGSIIGPAVNWPAAIIFYLISIVGILIFAVVPALAVQSFGKAALWGGLFGFFTYSTYDLTNLATIEAWPLKFAVVDILWGTVLCASVAVLSFFIGQWLR
- a CDS encoding tautomerase family protein → MPLVNISILKGKSPAYVKAIADGVNSAVIETMGFPDDDRYQIIHEHEPHCLEYQSRTTDRVMMHLIMRSGRAPGAKQAFYRKVTENLARDPGIDPANVLITIVENHDIDWSFRDGEAQFVM